TTTAGCAGGGTACAACTAAATAACAATCAAAGATTGTCCAATAATAGGTATGGTAGAAAATAAGATTACCAAAAGTTAAGTAGGACTTACAGTGTCAAGAGAATCAGCTCCAAGTTCAGTGAACTTGGAGCCAGCGGTCACAGCTGTGTCATCAGGCAAAGCTAGCTGCTTCTTCACTATATCACAGACTTTGTTAAGAGTTTCGGGTTTGGCCTGCGCAGAACATTTACCAGCATTTTGGGATTAGTTCCTTCATCAGAGGACTTAGTTGTGTAATGCAAGATTATGCACTGCTATATAACTACAGTCAGTAGAATTTGTAACTTATAAGGATGCAGAAGTCCATATTTATTCTACAATGGTATAAGGGGTTTTCCAATGATCATGAATGCTAACCTAAAAAAATTCTTcatccataaaaaaaaattcatgttaCATGGTAGGGGTTCACAGAGGATACTATATGTCACTAGAGAACCTCTCTGAAACAACTTGTATAAACTGTAAACATAAAAATGCAGGAAATTGATGTTCTAAGTCTCTAATCAAAGTTTGCACTTGGAAAATGCTAACATCAGAAATATTCATCCTGACGCACAACATTCAGACTGGACACAATGGAGGCAAACAGAAAAAAACAGAAGAGCCACAGTGGTACAACAATGAAAGAACTTACCGAACATGAAACTCGGAAGCGTCTTGAAGTGAGAGATGGGAAGCGCTTCCCGGTAATGGAAAAAGAAACCGATTTCAAACTAGATTCCCTGGTGCTGCGAGCCTGTCAACATTGGACCACAAGAATTGAATGTCAAGTactacaaaagaaaaaaggaggaaatatatatatcaaacaaaACTAAATCTCCACATCAATTACTGGACAACTTTTTTTACATTCTAAATGGCAGGAAAACACACTCGAAGCTTATAATTTATAGTCAAACAGTTTATTTAGTTATTCTGAGCTATTATTTAAAATCTACTGCTAACCTTTAATTAACTCAGATATCATTAGTAAAAGTAGCCCTATAAAATCCGAAAATGTAATCCAATTTACGATATGACGCATCATTAATTTAAGTGGCATGCATCACGAAATCCCAAAATGATCTAACAATTGGAGCCCAAATTATTACATGTCAAGTTCCAATCAAATCAAGCACACTCCAAGACCAAAATGGACCCAAAATGAAAATGGTCTTCATCAAATCTCTGGTCAATGCAGAGTGTAGAGTTCACAACTGTAACATGCAATGTTGTTCAGCTACCGAACTTGACATTACCAGATCACAACCGAATAAAAAAGCTCAACTCTTTTACacaaaactcaaactcaatccacaaaaatattcaaatcaattcaaaTGGGATCACAAAAATCTGCACAAATGAAAGTAGCCCAGAAACAAGAATCTAcaaaagatcaaaactttaCACTGATTCAATCACCAACAACACCAAATCCACTGCACCCAAACCGTAAAAACAagtgaaaacaaataaaagcaAGAAAAGATTGAATCTTGACACAAGATAGAGGGAGTGTGGATTTACCAGGGTGGGTTTGAAGGAAGCAGAGAAGGCAGTAGagatttgagagagagaagccATTGGATCTGAAAGAGAGGGGAGGGGCGGAGAACACAAAGAGTGTGTGTGGGGGTGAGTTGggaagagagtgagagagctTTCTTTTGGGAGAAAAAAGAGTCTTTAAACAGGGTTATATAAATGTGAGAGATGGTTTGTTGGGAGCTTGGGATTTGCTGGGCCTTCAAAGTTGACAGCTTTGGTTATATCGAAAGTGGGGGGGACCTGTTTAAGCCCTAGCCCTGCCTTCTTCTATTTCCTCTTCTCTCGTCTTGTTGGTAAACTCTCTTTTGTTTGGAAGCAGCATTGGCTCACCCTCCCTACAAGTTTtcctctttcttctttctagTGTTCAACAAGTAGAATTCAAAGAAGTCAAAAATAGAGGTTATCTTGCCACGTTTAAGTTACCCTAATAAAAGTTACCCTAAAGTAGCCTAAAACAATGTCACATGAGATAAAACATTAAGTAACTAGCTAGTTTGACAATTACTGTGGGTTTAGAGCTGATAATTTCAACCAAAAGCCCTAATCTAGCAACCAGAACATTCGAAGACAAATCGATAATTATTGGCAGAAACAACTCTATGCGGACAAGGTATCCCCTTACAATTTCAAACAACCAGAATATTCGAAGATGGATTGATAATCATTAGCAGAAACAACTCTACAGACCAAATTGTAAAAGACAAATGAAACATTACTACTTTTGATCCCACTTCTGATTTTAGGGTTCTTGACATTGTTTTCAAGTTCGGAGACAAACAAGTAACTCCACTTGtatgaagaaaatgaataaaataGTCAGGAGCAACACTAAATAAGTTGCTAATAAACATAGCTACTCTTAGTGTTACAGAGTAGCTGTCAAATCCTAGAGCTCGCGATCGTATTCAAAGTCATTCCTGAAATTTTCACCTCTTACAAGAAGATGATCTTCCATTTGGCGCCTGGAGCAGCTTTGGCTTCTTTTGAAGAAGCCAATGGAGAGGAGTGCCTAGCTTTCATCATTGAGGCAATTTCTTGCTAAAAATTAAGGTCATTTCTAACTGAAAAGGCTAAAAAAGtccaaaaattaatttttagcCATATAAAATTGAATTATTTATTGATGTAACATCAACCGTCTCTAATCCGTTATGACTAAAATTTTAgtcataaattatattttaagattttggATATGTTATTATATGTTATGTTTAAGGGTTATAATTTGTGTTAGATTcttatttcaatttctagtaATTAACATTATTTGTATAATTAAGAAGTTATTTCTTACAATTTAAAttctatattttaattaaatttaatgtatCCTATCACTTTCAAATTTTAGAGGATATTTCATTCAACCATACTTTGcgtgataatatatatttaacaaaataaaaaaaactgaagCAATCACATTGTGAATTTATCTACCTCTTGTGTCGAATAACTTTAAcgaatacaaaaataaaacgaTAAATCAATCAAGTTATACATATATGAGACTATTTTCTTTAATCCATTCAAGTAGAGACCATTCCTAATtttaatcatcaaaattaaaaatatattaattatcatcaaaatcaaaattaattatattaatcatcaaaattaaaattaattgtattaataaaaatattaaaattaattgtagTGATAAAATGTGGGGActtattaaataaataaatgagaatAAAAACTCACTTAAAGGACTAAAATACATTGTTAAACGTCATTTTAACTCTCACCTAATGTCTTTTAGCCCTTAACTTAAGGGGATTGGAGATGAAGAGTGCTAAATAAGAGCCTTTTATCTCTTAACTTGGTAAGTTAGAGATGGCCTAAGGCATCCAAGCTTGCCGGTGTTGCTTCCATTTGCTCTTTTTCGAATGATCATATTTGACTAtcggatacacaa
This is a stretch of genomic DNA from Argentina anserina chromosome 4, drPotAnse1.1, whole genome shotgun sequence. It encodes these proteins:
- the LOC126791215 gene encoding acyl carrier protein 1, chloroplastic-like produces the protein MASLSQISTAFSASFKPTLARSTRESSLKSVSFSITGKRFPSLTSRRFRVSCSAKPETLNKVCDIVKKQLALPDDTAVTAGSKFTELGADSLDTVEIVMGLEEEFGISVEEESAQTIATVQDAADLIEKLVEKKA